One Ignavibacteriales bacterium genomic window, ATGAAGATGGTCAGGATTATATAGATCCGTCGGCGTATGTTATCACCAATAAAGGAAAACAGGATCCTAAGATATTGTCGAGGAGCGGTTTGAAAGATTTTAATTATATCGACAATATGTTCTACACGTCGAATAACAAGCTTTTTTATATTGGCGGAACAAATGATGTGGTAAACAACAAGAATTACATGGAACTGATAGTCGACGGTAAAAATCTCGAAAAGGTATATTCCAGTATGGCATATCTCAACTATGACAAAGTGAGCAATACTCTGTCATTTGTCGGAGCCAGGGATAACAAAGTGTATAATGTAACGATTACGTTTTAAGAGTTTTGCTCGCGGGACGCTTCGCAGATGTCCATTAGCGAATCCCACGAATATATGCCTGTTTTATGTCCGTCCTTCCAGATGATCTGTACGGCATAATTACCAACAGGTTCAATTTTATCGATCTTATAAAAGCCCGTCGGTTTGTACGGGCTTTTTATTGGTATGTAGTTGTTAAATATTACACTTTCACCCTTACAACTTACGCAGGGACATTCATCCCTCAGAAGTTTGAGCGGAACGTCAAATGTTTCCCCCGTATCCCACGTTATCATTAGAGATTCGTTTTCGGTTCGTTTTAATTTTACGGGATGGTTCATGCTATATATTCCTGTTCTAACTCCGGAGTTACCCCTTCGGGTGTGTCCGGACCGGGTTTCATTTCACGAAGATATTTATATACTACGAACACGTTTACGGTCAATAGTAGTCCCGAAAAAAGGAATACGTACCTGTTTGGAAAATACCGTGTAAAGAGGATACATAGTAGGGGACCGATGAAGTTTCCAAATAGTGTAAAGCTGGATGCAATTCCCATAATACCGCCCTTCCTTTCTTCTGCGATGTGTTTACTAATGTATGAATAAAAGACAGGAACGATACCTCCGATACAGAATCCCAGGAACGCCCTTACCGGGTAAAGGAAAATAATATTATATATAAAAGGGTGGAGCATAAGTGCGATCGCAGCGCCGAATATTGCGACGAGGAGATTCTTCCGGAAACCTTTAATGTCGTTTCTGTTACCCCACCATGGAGATGAAATGACGGTAAAAGCCCCGGTGATACCGAACAGTGTACCTGCAATGGTAGCGACGTACGCAGTTTCCATGTCGAAAGATTCTACATACAACGCAAAGATGGGCTGAGCCATAAAGACCGCTGTTTGCACCACGGTTACACAGAGCATAGCCAGAAGCACACGTTTATTCTTAAAGGTGTATTTGTAATTGTCAAAAACGCTGAAGGGTTTTTGCAGAGGTGACGCAGGCGGTTCTTTTACATTTATTATAATTAGTATTCCGCTTGCTATACAAAATATTGAAGTAATGAAAAATACCGTGCTGTAATGAAACATATCGGACAATAGTCCGCCTACGACAGGACCTATAATAGTACCGGCTGAAATAGACGTCTGAATTATTCCAATGGCGTAACCGGACCTTTCGCGGGGGGTACCTGCAGAGATCAAGCCTAATGAGGAAGCAATAAAACCGCTCACAGCGCCCTGTATCAGTCTGAATATAATAAGTTGTACAACATTCGCGGAAAGTCCTATCAATATCTGTGATAGTGCGAGCCCGAATATTGCTCTTACTACCATGGATTTTTTTCCAACGCGGTCGCCAAGCGCTCCCCAAATTGGGGTCATAATGAATGCCATGATGAAGGGACCGGAAAATGCTAACCCGCTCCATTTCTCTACACTTTCGAGATTGGTCACACCCAGTTCGCGGACATAAAATGGAAGGAAAGGGATCACCATGCTCATTCCTATCATCGCAATGAACTGGGCAATCCACATCGTGTATAAGTTCTTACGCCAAATCTCCATCTATGATATTTCCGGCATCGCCGTGGTAAGTATGTCTAAAACATGATATTCCATAAGATAGTAAAAATTAATACGTGGTATAATTCATTTACAAATCCTATTTTCAAAATTCGTTTATTTTTAAACAAAACTACAGAAATTACCTCTCTATTAGTTAGACAATGGAAAAGACATTAATTTTAAAACTTACCGAGCTTTCGTATAATTTATACTGGTCATGGAACAATGATTTCTATACATTATTCGATGAAATAGACCATGATAAATGGGAATGGAGCACTCACAACCCGGTAAAATTCTTAAATGAGTTTAATACGGACC contains:
- a CDS encoding DUF971 domain-containing protein, giving the protein MNHPVKLKRTENESLMITWDTGETFDVPLKLLRDECPCVSCKGESVIFNNYIPIKSPYKPTGFYKIDKIEPVGNYAVQIIWKDGHKTGIYSWDSLMDICEASREQNS
- a CDS encoding MFS transporter, with the protein product MEIWRKNLYTMWIAQFIAMIGMSMVIPFLPFYVRELGVTNLESVEKWSGLAFSGPFIMAFIMTPIWGALGDRVGKKSMVVRAIFGLALSQILIGLSANVVQLIIFRLIQGAVSGFIASSLGLISAGTPRERSGYAIGIIQTSISAGTIIGPVVGGLLSDMFHYSTVFFITSIFCIASGILIIINVKEPPASPLQKPFSVFDNYKYTFKNKRVLLAMLCVTVVQTAVFMAQPIFALYVESFDMETAYVATIAGTLFGITGAFTVISSPWWGNRNDIKGFRKNLLVAIFGAAIALMLHPFIYNIIFLYPVRAFLGFCIGGIVPVFYSYISKHIAEERKGGIMGIASSFTLFGNFIGPLLCILFTRYFPNRYVFLFSGLLLTVNVFVVYKYLREMKPGPDTPEGVTPELEQEYIA